In Candidatus Kryptobacter tengchongensis, a genomic segment contains:
- a CDS encoding acetolactate synthase, large subunit, whose translation MEKSKHNPNKDFYGKNLSGIEILVRSLIEENVEVVFGCPGNAVLGIFDALMDIAGDIIKIIFTRHEAGAILSASGYARASGKPGVVIVSSGPSASNLVTGIADANMDSIPLVIFTAQVPTKLIGNETFQEVDIVGITRPITKHNFLVIKINELAETIKSAFYIATTGRPGPVLVDLPRDVMSEKFTFVYPDTVNLRGYNPVYSAHTGQIRRAAEIINNSSKPVIIAGGGVISSNASGELRELARKINSPVTTTLMGQGVYPEDDPLSLGMLGMHGTWYANMAVNESDCIIAIGSRFDERTTGDVSKFAVNAKKIHIDIDPASISKNVKVDVPIVGDVKDALKKLIPLVKNLNTEEWLHQIKKWKQEHPLKYEQGKEIRVQHVIEKLRELTGGNAVLVTDVGQFQMWTAQFFKFLYPRTHITSGGLGTLGFSLPASIGVAKAIKDRPVISLNGNRGIQMNIHELATISAYNLPIKILIFNDEHIDITRQWQELHWKKSFDQILIDKARPNFAKIAEAYGIQFFQVELSYDVEPVLKKALALKDKPIMIEFKTIYEENVYPYIPPGGSVNDIIEH comes from the coding sequence ATGGAAAAATCAAAACATAACCCTAACAAAGATTTTTACGGTAAAAATTTATCCGGAATTGAAATCCTCGTTCGTTCGCTTATTGAGGAAAATGTTGAAGTTGTTTTCGGTTGCCCAGGAAACGCAGTACTTGGCATATTTGATGCTTTGATGGACATTGCCGGAGATATAATTAAAATTATATTCACACGCCATGAAGCGGGCGCAATTTTATCTGCGAGTGGGTATGCAAGGGCAAGTGGAAAACCTGGGGTTGTAATTGTTTCATCAGGTCCTAGTGCTTCAAATCTTGTCACTGGTATAGCTGATGCAAATATGGATTCAATTCCACTTGTCATTTTCACAGCACAAGTTCCAACAAAACTAATCGGGAACGAAACCTTTCAAGAAGTTGACATAGTCGGAATCACGCGACCAATTACCAAACATAATTTTCTGGTCATAAAAATAAATGAACTTGCAGAAACAATAAAATCCGCATTTTACATTGCAACTACAGGTAGACCTGGACCTGTATTGGTTGACCTTCCAAGAGATGTGATGTCTGAAAAATTTACATTCGTGTATCCTGATACCGTTAATCTTCGTGGATATAACCCGGTATATTCAGCTCACACTGGACAAATTAGGAGAGCAGCTGAGATTATAAACAACTCATCAAAACCCGTGATAATTGCAGGTGGCGGCGTTATATCAAGTAATGCTTCTGGAGAATTGCGTGAGCTCGCAAGAAAGATAAATTCTCCAGTTACAACGACACTGATGGGTCAAGGTGTTTATCCTGAAGATGACCCTTTATCCCTTGGAATGCTTGGAATGCATGGGACATGGTATGCAAATATGGCTGTTAATGAATCTGACTGTATCATTGCAATCGGTTCAAGGTTTGATGAAAGAACAACCGGTGATGTAAGCAAATTTGCTGTAAACGCAAAAAAAATTCATATTGATATTGACCCCGCTTCAATAAGTAAAAATGTTAAAGTTGATGTTCCAATTGTAGGAGATGTCAAAGACGCACTTAAAAAATTAATTCCGCTTGTCAAAAACTTAAACACAGAAGAATGGCTTCACCAAATCAAAAAATGGAAACAGGAACATCCCCTAAAATATGAACAGGGCAAAGAAATACGAGTTCAACATGTTATAGAAAAACTCCGTGAGCTAACAGGTGGAAATGCAGTTCTGGTTACGGATGTTGGACAATTTCAAATGTGGACAGCGCAGTTCTTTAAATTTTTATATCCAAGGACTCATATAACAAGCGGTGGGCTTGGAACACTTGGATTTTCCCTCCCAGCATCAATCGGTGTTGCAAAAGCAATAAAAGATAGACCCGTGATTTCACTGAATGGGAATAGAGGAATTCAAATGAACATTCATGAACTTGCAACAATTTCAGCGTATAATCTTCCGATAAAAATTCTAATCTTTAACGATGAACACATTGACATAACAAGACAATGGCAGGAACTTCACTGGAAGAAATCTTTTGATCAGATTTTAATTGATAAAGCAAGACCAAATTTCGCCAAAATTGCAGAAGCGTATGGAATTCAATTCTTCCAGGTTGAATTAAGTTATGATGTTGAACCAGTTCTAAAAAAAGCGCTTGCGTTAAAAGATAAACCAATTATGATTGAATTTAAAACCATTTATGAAGAAAATGTTTATCCGTACATCCCACCGGGTGGCTCGGTAAATGATATAATTGAACATTAA
- a CDS encoding acetolactate synthase, small subunit: MRHTISILVENKFGVLTRIAGLFSAKGYNIESISVGPTEDPTISRMTIVTNGDDDQIEQIIKQLNKLIDILKVVDLTNEPFVERELALIKVKVNHYTRSDVIEISDIFRAKVVDIGPTTLTIEVTGRSDKITAMINMLAPYGIVELARTGVVALKREFKGEVYDSKEIKIIKRKSKQTQKDTQQKG, translated from the coding sequence ATGAGACATACAATTTCAATACTCGTTGAAAACAAATTTGGAGTTCTCACCAGAATTGCGGGTCTTTTCAGCGCAAAAGGTTATAACATTGAAAGCATATCCGTCGGTCCAACAGAAGACCCAACTATTTCAAGAATGACAATCGTCACAAACGGAGATGACGATCAAATTGAACAAATAATAAAACAATTAAATAAACTCATAGACATCTTAAAAGTCGTTGATTTGACAAATGAACCTTTCGTTGAAAGGGAACTTGCGTTAATCAAAGTAAAAGTTAATCATTACACGAGAAGTGATGTGATTGAAATATCTGATATATTTAGAGCGAAGGTGGTTGACATTGGACCGACAACATTAACTATTGAGGTGACGGGAAGAAGTGATAAAATCACAGCAATGATCAATATGCTTGCTCCTTATGGGATTGTTGAACTTGCGAGAACTGGTGTGGTTGCGTTGAAAAGAGAATTCAAAGGTGAAGTTTACGATTCAAAAGAAATTAAAATCATAAAAAGAAAATCAAAACAAACCCAAAAGGACACGCAACAGAAAGGATAA
- a CDS encoding 4-hydroxybenzoate polyprenyltransferase produces MKPRALIEKVLSYGRMIKFSHTLFALPFALSSVVFSSFFYSVTPEKLFWILVAMVSARSSAMGFNRIVDKKIDALNPRTKSRELPTGKISTFEASIFVVIFSLIFILASYKLNKLCFYLSPVALAVIFFYSFTKRFTWLSHLFLGISLGLAPVGAWLAIAGRFDLPPVILAFGVMTWIGASDIIYACQDYEFDLKHGLYSIPQKFGIKKALKISFAIHFLTFISFASLKFLLNLGMAYTVGLILIGALLVYQHTVVKPNDLSKVNFAFNNINSLVSTIYFVSSSFEVIF; encoded by the coding sequence ATGAAGCCGAGGGCGCTGATTGAAAAGGTGCTAAGCTATGGAAGAATGATAAAGTTCTCGCATACTCTTTTTGCTCTCCCATTTGCCCTTTCAAGTGTGGTTTTTTCATCTTTTTTCTATAGCGTCACACCTGAGAAACTTTTTTGGATTCTTGTTGCAATGGTGAGCGCAAGAAGTTCGGCAATGGGCTTTAATAGAATTGTGGATAAAAAAATTGATGCTTTGAATCCAAGAACTAAATCAAGAGAGCTGCCAACAGGGAAAATATCAACTTTTGAGGCAAGTATTTTTGTAGTGATTTTTTCACTGATTTTTATTTTAGCTTCTTACAAACTTAATAAACTTTGCTTTTATCTTTCCCCGGTTGCGCTCGCTGTTATATTTTTTTACTCCTTTACAAAAAGATTTACATGGCTTTCACATCTTTTCCTTGGGATATCGCTTGGACTTGCACCAGTTGGGGCATGGCTTGCAATCGCTGGTAGATTTGACCTTCCGCCCGTTATACTCGCTTTTGGGGTTATGACTTGGATAGGGGCTTCAGATATAATTTACGCATGTCAGGATTATGAATTTGATCTAAAGCATGGGCTGTATTCAATTCCGCAAAAATTTGGGATTAAAAAAGCATTGAAAATTTCATTTGCGATTCATTTTTTAACCTTTATCTCTTTTGCCTCTTTGAAATTTCTCCTCAATCTTGGCATGGCTTATACAGTGGGGTTAATTTTGATCGGGGCTCTTTTGGTCTATCAACATACAGTAGTTAAGCCGAACGATTTATCAAAGGTAAATTTTGCATTTAATAATATCAACAGTTTGGTCAGCACTATATATTTTGTCTCATCATCATTTGAAGTCATATTTTGA
- a CDS encoding two component, sigma54 specific, transcriptional regulator, Fis family — MMEENQKAYNIKVLVIDDDVKMLELLKKVLSRRGYTVETSPKPTEALEKFTLNGFDIVVTDINMPEMNGLEILKQIKSISPDTIVIMITAFATVSSAVESMKLGAYDYIIKPFNMEEFVLIVDRAAEQISLKKEVEFLRREVQQRYSFGNIIGKSPQMQKVFQLIKQVANTNSNVIIYGKSGTGKELVAKAIHYNSPRKDKPFIAVNCSAIPESLLESELFGHEKGAFTGAISSRKGLFEEANGGTIFLDEVGDMSLAMQAKLLRVLEEKEIRAVGSDKPKKVDVRVIAATHKDLEKAVKEGTFREDLFYRLNVIPIYLPELRERVEDIPLLVEYFLKKYGEEAGRPNIRISREALACLMRYSWPGNVRELENLIERLVVLSTSDEIKVEHLPEHIRVCKVENIVEELTLGERITLEELEKRYILKVLRETGWHKSNAAKILGIDRRTLYRKIEEYQLEEPEDSPKDEAEGAD; from the coding sequence ATGATGGAGGAGAACCAAAAGGCGTATAATATTAAAGTTCTCGTCATTGATGATGATGTTAAAATGCTTGAACTTTTGAAGAAAGTTCTCTCAAGGCGTGGATATACTGTAGAAACATCACCCAAACCGACAGAAGCACTTGAGAAATTTACACTGAATGGTTTTGATATTGTTGTGACTGATATAAATATGCCCGAAATGAACGGACTTGAGATTTTAAAACAGATAAAATCAATTTCTCCTGACACTATTGTAATTATGATAACAGCATTTGCTACTGTAAGCTCTGCTGTTGAGTCAATGAAACTTGGTGCTTATGATTACATTATAAAACCGTTTAATATGGAAGAATTTGTTTTGATCGTTGACCGAGCTGCAGAACAAATTTCATTGAAAAAAGAGGTTGAGTTTTTAAGAAGGGAAGTTCAACAAAGATATTCGTTTGGAAACATCATTGGAAAAAGCCCTCAAATGCAAAAAGTTTTTCAACTTATAAAGCAAGTTGCTAACACGAATAGCAATGTAATAATCTACGGGAAAAGTGGTACAGGGAAAGAACTCGTCGCAAAGGCAATCCATTATAATAGTCCCAGAAAAGATAAGCCATTTATAGCTGTAAATTGTAGCGCCATTCCTGAAAGTTTGCTTGAATCGGAACTTTTTGGGCATGAAAAAGGGGCGTTTACCGGAGCAATAAGTTCAAGGAAAGGACTTTTTGAAGAAGCTAACGGAGGGACAATTTTCCTTGATGAAGTTGGAGATATGTCACTTGCAATGCAAGCAAAACTTTTAAGAGTTCTTGAAGAAAAAGAAATAAGGGCTGTCGGAAGTGATAAACCTAAAAAAGTTGATGTCAGAGTAATAGCTGCAACGCATAAAGACCTTGAGAAAGCAGTTAAAGAGGGAACATTCCGTGAGGACTTGTTTTATAGATTGAATGTTATACCAATTTACCTTCCGGAGTTAAGAGAAAGAGTTGAAGATATACCGCTTTTAGTTGAATATTTTCTGAAAAAATATGGTGAGGAAGCGGGAAGACCAAATATAAGAATTTCACGAGAAGCACTTGCATGCTTGATGAGATATTCTTGGCCAGGGAATGTCAGAGAACTTGAGAATTTAATTGAACGACTCGTTGTTCTTTCAACGAGCGATGAAATAAAAGTTGAGCATCTTCCAGAGCACATAAGGGTATGTAAAGTTGAAAATATAGTTGAGGAACTCACGCTTGGCGAAAGGATAACGCTTGAGGAGTTGGAGAAAAGATATATTTTGAAAGTGCTTCGCGAAACGGGATGGCACAAGTCAAACGCAGCGAAAATCCTTGGGATTGACAGACGCACACTTTATAGAAAAATAGAAGAATATCAACTTGAAGAACCTGAAGATTCACCTAAAGATGAAGCCGAGGGCGCTGATTGA
- a CDS encoding PAS domain S-box-containing protein, producing MERRILSKLDELLGEIDNLLREELSANFSSIRQEDIEKIHQILIKYIHHVIDLAKKGRSVHERLVHSIIQNYSDAVIALDNDYKIFFWNKGAERIFGYTADEMLGKTVDPIVPSELKEKGELQWLFEETLRKGYIENYETERIRKDGRRIIVNLSRSLIKDENGEVLGSIAIVKDVTQIKELEKQIQHSDKLALIGQIAAGIAHEIGTPLNVISGNAEYIMMEMGENNPYKEELETIISQAERIANLIKQLLEFARPRKPNYTKVNVNNELHHVVELLKHQFEKSNIKLNLKFSEDIPSIYADCSQIHQVFLNIIVNAIQAINQNGVIEIETFAKDGYVNIKFRDNGVGILPEHIHKIFEPFFTTKEAGKGTGLGLAVSKRIIDEHNGKIEVESTPGKGTVFTVKFPTYIKKEDKEDDGGEPKGV from the coding sequence ATGGAAAGAAGAATTCTTAGCAAACTTGACGAACTTCTTGGCGAGATAGATAACCTGCTACGGGAGGAATTGTCCGCGAATTTTTCGTCTATAAGGCAAGAAGACATTGAAAAAATTCATCAAATTTTAATCAAATATATTCATCATGTAATTGATCTTGCCAAAAAGGGTCGCTCTGTCCATGAAAGGCTTGTTCATTCAATTATACAAAATTATTCCGATGCTGTGATTGCGCTTGATAATGACTATAAAATTTTCTTCTGGAACAAGGGTGCTGAGAGAATTTTTGGATACACCGCAGATGAAATGCTTGGCAAAACAGTTGACCCTATCGTACCATCTGAACTTAAGGAAAAAGGTGAATTACAGTGGCTATTTGAAGAAACCCTACGGAAAGGTTATATTGAAAATTATGAAACCGAGCGTATCAGAAAGGACGGGAGGAGGATCATCGTTAATTTATCCAGAAGCTTGATAAAAGATGAGAACGGAGAAGTTCTTGGAAGCATAGCTATCGTTAAAGATGTGACACAAATTAAAGAGCTTGAAAAGCAAATACAACATTCAGATAAACTTGCGCTTATTGGTCAAATAGCTGCAGGAATTGCCCATGAAATAGGAACGCCTCTTAATGTAATCTCAGGAAATGCGGAGTATATAATGATGGAAATGGGCGAAAACAATCCATATAAAGAGGAACTTGAAACAATAATATCGCAAGCGGAAAGAATTGCAAACCTTATAAAACAGCTTCTTGAGTTTGCAAGACCAAGAAAACCAAATTATACCAAAGTCAATGTAAATAATGAACTTCATCATGTGGTTGAACTTTTAAAGCATCAATTTGAAAAGTCAAATATAAAGTTGAACTTGAAATTCAGCGAGGACATTCCAAGTATATATGCGGACTGTTCTCAAATTCATCAAGTTTTTTTAAACATAATTGTGAATGCGATCCAGGCTATAAATCAAAACGGAGTGATAGAAATTGAAACATTTGCAAAGGATGGTTATGTGAATATAAAATTCAGGGATAACGGTGTTGGGATTTTACCAGAGCATATACACAAAATTTTTGAGCCGTTTTTCACAACTAAAGAGGCTGGAAAAGGCACAGGGCTTGGACTTGCAGTAAGTAAAAGAATAATTGATGAACATAACGGTAAAATTGAAGTTGAAAGCACACCCGGGAAGGGAACAGTATTTACTGTTAAGTTCCCAACATACATAAAAAAGGAGGATAAAGAAGATGATGGAGGAGAACCAAAAGGCGTATAA
- a CDS encoding biopolymer transport protein ExbB: MVLSQVVFAFLFQAQQKGLVEQITNILVEKYIEGGFFMHPILAILIIGLALSIAKWISLAKASVDTRKFLGEVKKALDEGGVEKALEVCQKTPGPVASIFQAGLLRANEGIEAAEKAIIAYGGIEMAFLERGLVWLSLFISLAPLLGFTGTVQGMIVAFDSIKEAKNISPEIVAGGISIALLTTLFGLVVAIILQTFYNYFVSKVDRIVIDMEESSIELIDALAAMQQGKKVSTVETKNATK; the protein is encoded by the coding sequence ATGGTCTTATCACAAGTTGTATTTGCGTTTTTATTTCAAGCGCAACAGAAAGGATTAGTTGAGCAGATAACCAATATTCTCGTTGAGAAGTATATTGAAGGTGGATTTTTCATGCATCCAATTCTTGCAATTTTAATTATTGGTTTGGCTCTTTCAATAGCAAAGTGGATTTCACTTGCCAAAGCTAGCGTTGATACGAGGAAATTCCTTGGAGAAGTAAAGAAAGCTCTTGACGAGGGTGGCGTTGAAAAAGCCCTTGAAGTTTGCCAAAAAACACCAGGTCCTGTTGCGAGCATCTTTCAAGCGGGGCTTCTAAGGGCAAATGAAGGAATTGAAGCCGCTGAAAAGGCAATAATAGCGTATGGCGGAATTGAGATGGCTTTCCTTGAAAGAGGTCTTGTATGGCTTTCACTTTTCATCTCACTTGCACCTCTACTTGGATTTACGGGAACGGTTCAAGGAATGATCGTAGCATTTGATTCAATTAAAGAAGCGAAAAACATCTCACCAGAAATCGTTGCAGGTGGTATTTCAATAGCTCTCTTAACAACGCTATTTGGGCTTGTCGTTGCAATAATACTTCAAACATTTTATAATTACTTCGTTTCAAAGGTTGACAGAATAGTCATTGACATGGAGGAAAGCTCAATTGAGTTAATTGATGCGCTTGCTGCGATGCAACAGGGCAAGAAGGTAAGCACAGTGGAAACAAAAAATGCAACAAAATAA
- a CDS encoding Biopolymer transport protein ExbD — protein MFRRRKRAEAEIPSASMADIAFELMIFFLVATTFDVDTGIGLVLPPAAETTEQVKVKQSDIAKLLVNAAGEVLLDGELITVPQIRETIKNKIKANPKLIVSIKTDRETNYSRYIEVLDELKLAYNDLREEYSLKTFGKSFKDLTKDQQEEVKKEVPIRISIAEPEEVK, from the coding sequence ATGTTTAGAAGAAGAAAAAGAGCCGAAGCAGAGATTCCATCTGCTTCAATGGCTGATATTGCGTTTGAATTGATGATCTTCTTCCTGGTTGCAACGACTTTTGATGTGGATACAGGTATTGGTCTCGTCCTCCCCCCAGCTGCTGAAACAACAGAACAAGTAAAGGTCAAACAAAGTGATATCGCAAAGCTCCTTGTAAATGCAGCTGGTGAAGTTCTACTTGATGGAGAACTTATCACTGTACCGCAAATTAGAGAAACGATAAAGAACAAAATCAAAGCAAATCCAAAGCTGATCGTCTCCATCAAAACAGACCGTGAAACAAATTACAGCAGATATATTGAAGTGCTTGATGAACTGAAACTCGCATATAACGATTTGCGTGAAGAGTATTCTCTTAAAACATTTGGCAAGTCTTTTAAAGACCTGACGAAAGATCAACAGGAAGAAGTCAAAAAAGAGGTCCCAATTCGTATCTCAATCGCCGAACCAGAAGAAGTTAAATAA
- a CDS encoding biopolymer transport protein ExbD yields the protein MKFQKKFGQTKPRVPTASLPDIIFMMLLFFMVTTTIKVYDVKVRYILPEAAAIEKIENKRLISYIWVGKDGRIQIDDNIVQLDDIIDIMYRKRQENPNVIVSLRIDRDSKMGIVIDIQQRLRKADALRINYSTLQKL from the coding sequence ATGAAATTTCAGAAAAAATTCGGACAAACGAAACCACGTGTTCCAACTGCATCCTTGCCTGATATCATTTTCATGATGTTACTGTTTTTCATGGTCACGACAACGATTAAAGTTTACGATGTCAAAGTTAGGTATATTTTACCAGAAGCAGCTGCTATTGAAAAAATTGAGAACAAACGACTTATTTCCTATATATGGGTTGGAAAGGATGGAAGAATCCAAATTGATGATAATATAGTTCAACTTGATGATATCATTGACATCATGTATAGAAAAAGGCAAGAGAATCCAAATGTCATCGTTTCGCTTAGAATTGACAGAGATTCAAAGATGGGGATCGTGATTGATATTCAACAGAGATTAAGAAAGGCGGATGCATTAAGAATTAATTACTCAACTTTGCAAAAGCTGTAA